The proteins below are encoded in one region of Pontibacter deserti:
- a CDS encoding nucleotide-diphospho-sugar transferase, with the protein MSNTTLNTLQTPVLLIIFNRAHTTQKVFDRIRQLRPAKLYVAADGPRPHVPTDQEKCSSARRIVEQVDWECEVKTLFQEKNLGCGVAPATAISWFFDSEEAGIILEDDCVPSKSFFWFCQEILEKYKNDTRIMHIGGNNYLEGWRRDSDYSYYFSNNVNAWGWATWRRAWKLFDINIPNYPELKQKGYLDGLYLNKIEKAYRLGLLEKTYTHIQKGDVWDYQWQFTVHSNSGLCIVPEVNLVRNIGFGEDATHTFNSHEKKAQLIEQEIEFPLRHPKFVLRDLESDRRTFNFSMRDKVKAKLKSIFSFSL; encoded by the coding sequence ATGAGTAACACTACACTCAACACCCTGCAGACACCCGTATTACTGATCATATTTAACAGGGCACATACTACTCAAAAAGTATTCGATCGTATCAGGCAGCTAAGGCCTGCGAAATTATATGTTGCCGCTGATGGCCCAAGACCGCATGTACCTACTGACCAAGAAAAATGTAGTTCTGCGCGCCGCATAGTAGAACAGGTAGACTGGGAATGTGAAGTTAAAACGCTATTTCAGGAGAAGAATTTAGGTTGTGGGGTAGCACCAGCTACAGCCATATCCTGGTTTTTTGATAGCGAAGAGGCAGGTATTATACTTGAAGATGATTGTGTGCCTTCTAAAAGCTTCTTCTGGTTCTGCCAGGAAATACTGGAGAAGTATAAAAACGACACGCGCATTATGCATATAGGTGGCAACAATTACCTGGAAGGCTGGCGCCGTGACAGTGATTACTCTTACTACTTCTCAAACAATGTAAATGCCTGGGGCTGGGCTACATGGCGTCGAGCCTGGAAGCTGTTTGACATCAATATCCCTAACTACCCTGAACTAAAACAGAAAGGTTACCTGGATGGCTTATACCTTAACAAAATTGAGAAAGCTTATCGGCTAGGGTTACTAGAGAAAACCTATACACATATACAGAAAGGCGATGTATGGGATTACCAGTGGCAGTTTACAGTACATAGTAATTCAGGGCTTTGTATCGTGCCCGAAGTAAATCTGGTTCGAAATATAGGCTTCGGAGAAGATGCCACACATACCTTCAATTCACATGAGAAAAAGGCTCAACTTATTGAACAGGAAATAGAATTTCCGTTACGGCACCCAAAATTTGTACTAAGAGATCTAGAATCAGACAGAAGAACATTTAATTTCTCGATGCGAGACAAAGTGAAAGCAAAACTTAAAAGCATCTTCAGCTTTAGTTTGTAA
- a CDS encoding O-antigen ligase family protein — MKLNYTFLFVIPLASIFLLDNMFMELAAPHNVDQQGAIFNIFMKGLAGIAFLYSAIHFQRMSPPMRFAFFVTTCYVFGLVFESYYKYNSFFIYPHVFLKVLIFYFSFFTYTFYKGNYYLKFSHIVYFILIGFWLNVLIVNPSALSLSSFTQHERGVHSTSVYMLVIPFLYFVTEYFTKPRLYSLGMAFFVLLSIFFFQHRTVWISTAVVLVIYYLLFRFKTETPITLGKILPIATIILGGAIASSAFIFSMHPEVIVKIMDNFSDIENFDKQGTGSWRYIQWMSYLPFIKENLFLGMRFEGFELPIQFYRDDIDKPVFEDGHGHFFHSFYVDVLFYIGLMGLFLYLLQAVYGIWRGLRMPMLTNNQIMLLSFVLSGFVFGISYILPPFFYGVLGWAIVALEEEHNERTSYLLAFVRRRKATLQAIKQRLISH; from the coding sequence TATGAAGGGGCTTGCTGGAATTGCATTTTTATACAGTGCGATACATTTCCAGCGTATGTCGCCACCTATGCGTTTCGCATTTTTCGTCACTACCTGTTATGTATTTGGGTTAGTCTTTGAGTCATATTATAAGTATAATTCTTTCTTCATTTATCCGCATGTTTTTCTCAAAGTATTAATTTTTTACTTCTCTTTTTTTACTTACACATTTTATAAAGGGAATTACTATCTCAAATTCTCCCATATAGTTTATTTTATTTTAATAGGCTTTTGGCTGAATGTTTTAATTGTTAACCCTAGCGCATTAAGTTTATCGTCATTTACCCAACATGAACGAGGTGTTCATTCCACTTCTGTTTACATGCTGGTTATTCCATTCCTGTATTTCGTAACAGAGTATTTCACTAAGCCTAGATTATACAGTTTGGGGATGGCTTTCTTTGTGCTACTATCTATATTCTTCTTCCAGCACAGAACAGTTTGGATTTCAACGGCAGTTGTTTTAGTTATCTACTACCTTTTGTTCCGATTTAAAACAGAAACTCCCATAACACTTGGTAAAATTTTACCTATAGCTACAATAATCCTTGGTGGAGCCATAGCCAGTAGTGCATTCATTTTCTCGATGCACCCAGAGGTGATAGTGAAGATAATGGATAACTTCTCTGACATTGAGAATTTTGATAAGCAAGGAACAGGCAGCTGGCGTTACATCCAATGGATGTCTTACTTACCCTTTATAAAAGAGAATTTGTTTCTAGGTATGCGCTTCGAAGGATTTGAACTTCCTATCCAGTTTTACCGGGATGATATTGATAAACCTGTTTTTGAAGATGGTCATGGGCACTTCTTTCATAGCTTTTATGTAGATGTGCTTTTCTATATTGGCTTGATGGGCCTGTTCTTATACTTACTACAGGCAGTTTATGGCATCTGGAGAGGTCTACGAATGCCTATGCTTACTAATAACCAGATCATGCTTCTATCGTTCGTATTGAGCGGGTTTGTATTTGGTATCTCTTACATACTGCCTCCTTTCTTCTACGGTGTGTTGGGCTGGGCAATTGTAGCCCTGGAAGAAGAGCATAATGAAAGAACAAGTTATCTACTTGCCTTCGTAAGACGTAGAAAAGCTACTCTACAAGCAATAAAACAAAGATTAATTTCTCATTAA